One genomic region from Leptospira montravelensis encodes:
- a CDS encoding EAL domain-containing protein, whose protein sequence is MITERESHKFLREWKEWLSGGTLVPVFQPILSSESTGIYGYELLGRLSTPEGLLSLGEFFLSQTFGYDEIFFLKKQVDEEIRLLALEKFKAEAPPETKLFLNISPNVMYHTLLQMETTLPKTIQMVRQIGVDPERIVIEITEERFPHNLELLRPVLNLYRQEGFSIAVDDAGSEASNLDRIGLFHPEIIKVDLQMLRRSTFSRNFKEILLNLSKLGESLGSSLLFEGIETEDELYNALNYGARYIQGFYFAKPEPFFAKRFEYRMEMQSSLEYFHARKQGEMNRQIEWENLWKDKLSEIMMGFTEENGIWEWKGGFETNVFGDGNFFRMYITNPLGFQVSPNYARVPSGQMEPDYSFLGKNWSFRPYFFEHLHKSKTSRDAWTLSQMYHDISERMMLRTFARNLSENLILFIDVVVSRS, encoded by the coding sequence ATGATTACAGAAAGAGAAAGTCATAAATTCCTGCGTGAGTGGAAAGAGTGGTTGTCTGGCGGAACTTTGGTTCCCGTTTTCCAACCCATCCTCTCCTCAGAATCCACTGGCATTTACGGTTATGAGCTATTAGGGCGTCTTTCCACACCGGAAGGTTTGTTAAGTCTTGGGGAATTTTTTTTGTCCCAGACTTTTGGTTATGATGAAATCTTTTTTCTCAAAAAACAAGTCGATGAAGAGATTCGACTACTTGCCTTAGAAAAATTTAAAGCGGAAGCCCCACCTGAAACTAAGTTATTTTTAAACATTTCCCCGAATGTAATGTACCATACTCTTTTACAGATGGAAACTACCTTACCAAAAACCATCCAGATGGTAAGACAAATAGGAGTAGATCCAGAAAGGATTGTTATTGAAATCACCGAAGAAAGGTTTCCACACAACTTAGAACTATTACGGCCTGTCCTCAATTTATACAGACAGGAAGGGTTCTCCATTGCTGTGGATGATGCTGGTTCCGAAGCAAGTAATTTGGATCGAATCGGTCTTTTTCATCCAGAAATCATTAAAGTAGATTTACAAATGTTACGAAGGTCTACTTTTTCCAGAAATTTTAAAGAAATATTACTCAATTTATCTAAGTTAGGTGAGTCGCTTGGAAGTAGTTTACTATTTGAAGGAATTGAAACAGAAGACGAACTTTATAATGCTTTGAATTATGGAGCAAGGTATATCCAAGGATTTTATTTCGCCAAACCAGAACCTTTTTTTGCCAAACGATTTGAATACCGAATGGAAATGCAGTCTTCCTTAGAATATTTTCACGCACGTAAACAAGGAGAGATGAATCGTCAGATTGAATGGGAAAATCTATGGAAAGATAAACTTTCCGAAATCATGATGGGGTTTACCGAAGAAAATGGAATTTGGGAATGGAAAGGTGGATTTGAAACGAATGTATTTGGGGATGGGAATTTTTTTCGGATGTACATCACAAACCCATTAGGATTCCAGGTATCCCCAAACTATGCCAGAGTTCCATCGGGACAGATGGAACCAGACTATTCTTTTTTAGGAAAAAATTGGTCGTTTCGACCTTATTTTTTTGAACATTTACATAAATCAAAAACAAGTAGGGATGCTTGGACTTTATCCCAAATGTACCACGATATTTCAGAAAGAATGATGTTGCGGACATTTGCCAGGAACCTTTCCGAAAATTTGATTTTATTTATCGATGTAGTCGTGTCACGA
- the tmk gene encoding dTMP kinase: MPQNNQFFVFEGIDGSGKTTVSRMVSEALLTKSIPNLWHREPTDSVYGKKIREFLLGNLKLSKEEQIETFIADRECSVKDIVLPTLKSGKSVIQDRYYFSTAAYQGRDEEHAAEILYRNEDKGFPEPNRVYFLDLSPEESADRRSRRGGKEEVFDEESEQERIYQNYLAILPESTIFVDATAELEEVVAFCVEDILKSLET, from the coding sequence ATGCCTCAAAATAATCAGTTCTTTGTCTTTGAAGGGATCGATGGTTCCGGGAAAACCACTGTCTCTCGTATGGTATCGGAAGCACTACTCACAAAATCCATTCCCAACCTCTGGCATAGGGAACCAACGGACAGTGTGTACGGAAAAAAAATTAGAGAGTTTCTCCTGGGAAACCTCAAACTCTCTAAAGAAGAACAAATTGAAACATTTATTGCCGACAGAGAATGTTCAGTGAAGGATATCGTCTTACCCACATTAAAGAGTGGAAAATCTGTAATTCAAGATCGATATTATTTTTCCACAGCTGCCTACCAAGGTCGAGACGAAGAACATGCTGCGGAAATTTTATACAGAAATGAAGACAAAGGATTTCCCGAACCAAATCGAGTTTATTTTTTAGATCTTTCCCCCGAGGAATCAGCAGACCGACGAAGCCGCCGAGGTGGTAAAGAAGAAGTTTTTGACGAAGAATCGGAACAGGAAAGAATCTACCAAAATTATTTGGCGATCCTACCTGAGTCTACGATCTTTGTGGATGCTACAGCGGAACTAGAGGAAGTGGTTGCCTTCTGCGTGGAAGACATTCTAAAGTCACTGGAAACTTAA
- a CDS encoding class I SAM-dependent methyltransferase, whose protein sequence is MKLIPCNTCGQNRFRPLYTKESPLGESFSIVSCESCGLVQVNPQPGFLEVKKYYDDSYFTQRTERGYDNYYSDHLRKEISRVFQLNLNDLDFFSWEKDRLREKKTGENLTSLDIGCAAGYFVSYLKERGYDAYGIEIADGPVRFARETLNLNIFQENFLDWDPQFQHQFDVITLWATIEHLHKPKETLEKIKNHLKPGGVLILSTCRYGLLAKLAGLKWRYLNVPEHLYYYSYHGLKNLLLDLGFRNPVSFTYGSGMTSRSGVSFYFKLRKWIMDRLVKRLELGDMMVFMVKK, encoded by the coding sequence GTGAAATTAATCCCTTGTAATACCTGCGGGCAAAACCGTTTCCGTCCTCTTTATACAAAAGAAAGTCCTTTGGGTGAGTCTTTTTCGATTGTTTCTTGTGAGTCTTGTGGGCTGGTCCAAGTCAATCCACAACCAGGATTTTTAGAGGTAAAAAAATACTATGATGATTCTTATTTTACCCAAAGGACAGAAAGAGGGTATGACAATTATTATTCGGATCATTTAAGAAAAGAAATTTCTAGAGTTTTCCAACTCAATTTAAATGATTTGGATTTTTTCTCTTGGGAGAAAGATCGTCTCAGAGAAAAAAAAACGGGGGAAAATCTAACTTCTTTGGACATTGGTTGTGCGGCAGGATATTTTGTTTCTTACTTAAAAGAACGAGGTTATGATGCGTATGGGATTGAAATTGCAGATGGTCCAGTTCGTTTTGCACGTGAGACATTAAATCTAAATATCTTTCAAGAGAACTTTCTGGATTGGGATCCTCAGTTCCAACACCAATTTGATGTTATCACTCTTTGGGCTACCATTGAACACTTACACAAACCAAAAGAAACCCTGGAAAAAATTAAAAACCATTTAAAACCAGGAGGGGTACTCATTCTTTCTACCTGTCGTTATGGGTTACTTGCCAAACTTGCGGGATTAAAGTGGCGCTATTTAAATGTTCCGGAACATCTTTATTATTATTCTTATCATGGTTTAAAAAATCTGCTTTTGGATTTAGGATTTCGCAATCCAGTATCTTTTACTTATGGAAGTGGGATGACTTCACGTTCCGGAGTCAGTTTTTATTTCAAACTCCGGAAGTGGATTATGGATCGTTTAGTCAAGCGACTTGAGTTAGGCGATATGATGGTCTTTATGGTGAAGAAATAA
- a CDS encoding metal ABC transporter permease, which translates to MTNILSSWNLFLPQMVVGSLVGALLSVLGILIVLRGMTFFGVTLSQAVTFSVALSLFMEWPGEIFPILFSCVLVFPLLYVRKLRGMKEEVILGILFVFFSAASQFMLALGGNVQNHLMAAFFGDILTSQVRADSFGIYVAVFFFIIYLSFFRRFLFISFDRDEYKIQVGNPLPFDLLFYIILAASLTVAVNLLGTFYSIAHLILPVFALLPLIRSLRLLTIVCVLFSVFATVSGFLISLVGIERNGELIYFPTSSSIILVLCVLAFILHLSRFLTTSVFSKSVR; encoded by the coding sequence ATGACTAATATACTTTCTAGTTGGAATTTGTTTTTACCACAAATGGTAGTAGGTAGCCTTGTTGGTGCCTTATTATCTGTCCTTGGGATTTTAATAGTCCTTAGGGGTATGACATTCTTTGGAGTCACTCTTTCACAGGCTGTTACTTTTTCTGTCGCCTTATCCTTGTTTATGGAGTGGCCAGGCGAAATTTTCCCCATTCTTTTTTCTTGTGTTTTGGTTTTTCCTCTTTTGTATGTAAGAAAACTACGAGGTATGAAAGAAGAGGTGATCCTTGGAATTCTATTTGTTTTCTTTTCTGCTGCCTCTCAGTTTATGTTGGCTCTCGGTGGAAATGTACAAAATCATTTGATGGCCGCATTTTTTGGGGATATTTTAACTTCGCAAGTGCGAGCCGATTCCTTTGGCATCTATGTCGCTGTTTTCTTTTTTATCATTTATCTTAGTTTTTTTAGAAGGTTTCTTTTTATTAGTTTTGATCGCGATGAATACAAAATCCAAGTAGGAAATCCGCTTCCTTTTGATCTTTTGTTTTATATCATCCTTGCGGCTTCCCTTACAGTTGCCGTAAACTTACTGGGAACTTTTTATAGCATTGCCCATTTGATTTTACCAGTGTTTGCTCTTTTGCCACTCATTCGTTCTTTACGGTTACTGACTATTGTTTGTGTTTTGTTTTCTGTTTTTGCTACTGTATCTGGATTTTTAATTTCCCTTGTCGGCATTGAAAGGAATGGGGAATTGATTTATTTTCCGACATCTTCCAGTATTATTTTAGTCCTCTGTGTTTTGGCCTTTATTCTTCATCTGAGTCGATTCCTAACTACTTCCGTTTTTTCGAAATCTGTCCGATAG
- a CDS encoding metal ABC transporter ATP-binding protein yields MQATKPNNTEIPSTFIHTKNLSVGYRKEFPVVSDIHLHIHSGKTYALVGGNGAGKTTLFRTLTDLLSPLSGSISFSKEIKTSYVPQAKRMSLEFPLRVEDVLLMPKNIGLSFLPKKKFSKEDLELIERTGVSSYLKKQISLCSGGQLQKVLILRSLLTKANLIFLDEPMDSLDHNARELFQTVLSEYLKEGNRSLFFITHSLEHDWGFGFDEIFEIDEGKLYNITSGERPPNCHHHD; encoded by the coding sequence ATGCAAGCGACAAAACCAAATAATACAGAAATTCCTTCTACATTTATCCATACAAAAAATTTAAGTGTGGGATATAGGAAAGAATTTCCTGTGGTTTCCGATATCCATTTGCACATACATTCTGGAAAAACCTATGCATTGGTTGGTGGGAATGGCGCTGGAAAAACTACACTTTTTCGCACCTTAACCGATCTTTTGTCCCCACTTTCTGGTTCCATTTCCTTTTCTAAAGAAATCAAAACTTCTTACGTTCCCCAAGCCAAACGAATGTCTTTGGAGTTCCCTCTCCGTGTGGAGGACGTTCTACTTATGCCAAAAAACATTGGACTTAGCTTTTTACCAAAAAAGAAATTTTCCAAGGAAGATTTGGAGCTCATTGAAAGAACGGGTGTTAGCTCCTACTTAAAAAAACAGATTTCACTATGTAGCGGGGGACAATTACAAAAGGTTCTAATTCTACGTTCCCTTCTCACCAAAGCTAATTTAATTTTTTTAGATGAACCAATGGATTCCTTAGACCACAACGCAAGGGAACTGTTTCAAACTGTATTATCCGAATACTTAAAAGAAGGGAATCGTTCTTTGTTTTTTATCACTCATAGTTTAGAACATGATTGGGGATTCGGGTTTGATGAAATTTTTGAAATAGACGAAGGAAAACTCTATAATATTACCAGTGGAGAAAGGCCACCAAACTGCCACCACCATGACTAA
- a CDS encoding metal ABC transporter substrate-binding protein, with the protein MFQLLKNFLFTSPSFLVFSFLLFSSPIFAKVSLVASISDIKYIAEQVAGDRAEVSGMIRGTDDPHFVMTRPDFLVKLSEADVLCMVGLDLEVGWIPYLQQQSRNMKIQKGQPGYCDTSFGVKILGEPTVMMDRSMGDMHIYGNPHYWNDPINAIQMAQNIKNALTRVDPLNGDYYEGNFNSFKKRLIQLTKEEMKKMEPYFGLKVAVFHDQFVYLASRFKFNANLTIEERPGVPPSVRYMDQVISYMITEKIKIILIGPYHNPKYAEYVSSKVPGSVVVTLPVSVGGAPEAATYEDTLRLMLQKIRDASDKTK; encoded by the coding sequence ATGTTTCAATTATTAAAGAATTTTTTATTCACATCACCTTCTTTTCTTGTTTTTAGTTTCTTACTTTTTAGTTCCCCTATATTTGCAAAAGTTTCCCTTGTCGCAAGTATTTCTGATATAAAATATATCGCCGAACAAGTCGCAGGTGATCGTGCCGAAGTCTCTGGAATGATCCGAGGAACTGACGATCCTCATTTTGTAATGACAAGGCCAGATTTTCTCGTGAAATTGAGTGAGGCCGATGTTTTATGTATGGTAGGACTTGATTTAGAAGTAGGTTGGATTCCTTACCTCCAACAACAATCGAGAAACATGAAAATCCAAAAAGGACAACCAGGATATTGTGATACATCTTTTGGGGTAAAGATCCTTGGGGAACCCACAGTGATGATGGACCGGTCTATGGGTGATATGCATATCTATGGGAATCCCCATTATTGGAATGATCCTATCAACGCCATCCAAATGGCACAGAATATTAAAAATGCACTCACTAGGGTGGATCCTCTAAATGGGGATTATTATGAAGGTAATTTTAATTCTTTTAAAAAACGACTCATCCAATTGACAAAAGAAGAAATGAAAAAGATGGAACCTTACTTTGGGTTAAAAGTGGCAGTTTTCCATGACCAATTTGTTTATTTAGCCTCACGTTTTAAATTCAACGCTAATTTAACCATAGAAGAACGACCTGGCGTTCCACCTTCTGTTCGTTATATGGACCAAGTCATTAGTTATATGATCACAGAAAAGATAAAAATTATCTTGATTGGTCCCTATCACAATCCAAAGTATGCAGAGTATGTGTCTTCCAAGGTTCCAGGTTCTGTCGTTGTGACTCTGCCTGTTTCTGTAGGCGGTGCACCTGAAGCAGCCACTTACGAAGACACATTAAGGTTGATGTTACAAAAGATACGTGATGCAAGCGACAAAACCAAATAA
- a CDS encoding amidohydrolase family protein, with translation MEEGEGVISSNKPDIRLSSPFSWRRESFPPILDSESPDHLGRIRDLGIPYIFDIHTHFFPETVMKLIWRWFDNVNWAIGYRLPEKERVERLHHNGIKRFTTLNYAHKAGMASSLNDWTYANYKNWKGAVPFGTFYPEEGVLSYVKRAVENYGFLGFKLHCEVSKLNLNRPELAETFLYLQAKQIPILIHTGTAPLPGEFTGIQFFKPFLESYPHLRVIVAHMGAHEISAYASLLETYPNLALDTTMVFVDFLATGKSEEVDSAVSYLETYQDQIYFGSDFPNIPYNLNHPITRFLDLPITDKAKQKILYRNAENLFFK, from the coding sequence ATGGAAGAAGGGGAAGGTGTAATCTCTTCCAACAAACCTGACATTCGTCTCTCTTCTCCGTTTTCTTGGAGGAGAGAAAGTTTTCCTCCCATTTTAGATTCTGAATCTCCCGATCATTTAGGTCGTATTCGTGATTTAGGAATTCCTTATATCTTCGATATCCATACTCATTTTTTTCCAGAGACGGTGATGAAACTCATTTGGCGTTGGTTTGACAATGTTAACTGGGCCATCGGATACCGACTTCCTGAAAAAGAAAGAGTGGAACGACTTCACCATAATGGGATCAAACGATTTACTACATTAAATTATGCGCATAAAGCCGGAATGGCTTCTTCGTTAAATGACTGGACCTATGCCAATTATAAAAATTGGAAAGGGGCGGTTCCTTTTGGAACTTTTTATCCAGAAGAGGGTGTCCTTAGTTATGTGAAACGGGCTGTGGAAAATTACGGGTTTCTAGGTTTTAAACTCCACTGCGAAGTTTCTAAACTCAATTTAAACCGACCGGAACTTGCCGAAACATTTCTGTATTTGCAGGCAAAACAAATTCCGATTTTGATCCATACGGGAACGGCACCTCTTCCTGGAGAGTTTACAGGAATCCAATTTTTTAAACCATTTCTCGAATCCTATCCACATTTACGAGTGATAGTGGCTCATATGGGAGCACATGAAATCTCCGCCTACGCCTCGTTACTAGAAACTTATCCAAACCTGGCTCTTGATACCACAATGGTCTTTGTGGACTTTCTTGCTACCGGTAAGTCGGAAGAGGTGGACTCGGCAGTATCTTATTTAGAAACTTACCAGGACCAAATTTACTTCGGATCGGATTTTCCAAACATACCCTATAATCTAAATCACCCCATCACTCGCTTTTTGGATTTACCTATCACAGACAAAGCCAAACAAAAAATTCTCTACAGGAACGCAGAAAACTTATTTTTTAAATGA
- a CDS encoding acyl-CoA dehydrogenase family protein yields MISNNYFNDNDDLIDHFDSLTPWNEVVDQYEQGFEDFAEYQKSGKEELAFAPGNYEDAIEFYRSTLEAGGDIAGNDISQISKQMDEEGLKYKDGQVGFPKSMLDVVEKIKSAGLLPYGIHRHYGGLGLPSVVQSMLSECVSRGDGSLAITLGCMNLAETVERFGTEEMIHEFVPKMAAGELCGAMALTEPNYGSDLPNLQTKAVKGEDGTWKITGTKRFITHACGFGSAPSIILTLARTGTTTSGARGLSFFLVHSKDVFVASIEKKMGLHCSPTCEVVFENSPGILIGEEGKGLVKYSMAMMNQARLNIAAQAMGIATAAYFEGKKYAEERVQFGKTINNITAVKKMLERMEREVAAMRCILYEASYAVDQYRWKEERGKMKGLSEKDIKKDESFKKWEKLASLFTPLSKYYITEMANLVAYDAMQIHGGSGYTEDYDVARLYRDVRITNIYEGTTQLQTVACIGGIVSGMTETGIYREYLKSEMATFAASQGLNDLFKQFETVVAEFAEIESTPLREELAFEVVESAARFHNSLLLERSIGRSKVERRNYRKSITDAYILDSSATLASNLTKIRGKKKTPVTA; encoded by the coding sequence ATGATATCCAATAACTATTTTAACGATAACGATGACCTAATTGACCATTTTGATTCCCTTACTCCTTGGAACGAGGTAGTTGACCAATACGAACAAGGTTTTGAAGACTTTGCGGAATACCAAAAATCAGGAAAGGAAGAACTCGCTTTTGCTCCCGGTAACTATGAAGATGCCATTGAATTTTACCGTTCTACTTTAGAAGCCGGTGGCGACATTGCAGGAAACGATATTTCTCAAATTTCCAAACAAATGGATGAAGAAGGCCTAAAATACAAAGACGGCCAAGTTGGTTTCCCCAAATCCATGTTAGACGTTGTGGAAAAAATTAAATCCGCAGGGCTTCTTCCATACGGAATTCACAGACATTACGGTGGATTGGGATTACCTTCTGTCGTACAATCAATGTTATCTGAGTGTGTATCGCGCGGGGACGGATCTCTTGCGATCACACTAGGTTGTATGAACCTGGCTGAAACTGTAGAACGATTCGGGACAGAAGAAATGATCCATGAATTTGTTCCAAAGATGGCAGCCGGAGAACTTTGTGGAGCGATGGCTCTTACAGAACCAAATTACGGATCGGACCTTCCTAACTTACAAACCAAAGCGGTTAAGGGAGAAGACGGAACTTGGAAAATCACAGGAACCAAACGTTTTATCACTCATGCTTGTGGTTTTGGATCGGCACCTTCCATCATCTTGACACTTGCTAGAACAGGAACCACAACCAGTGGAGCTCGCGGACTTTCTTTCTTTTTAGTGCACTCCAAAGACGTATTTGTGGCTTCTATTGAAAAGAAAATGGGACTTCACTGTTCTCCTACTTGTGAAGTGGTTTTTGAAAACAGCCCAGGGATACTCATTGGCGAAGAAGGAAAAGGCCTTGTCAAATATTCAATGGCTATGATGAACCAAGCTCGCCTCAATATTGCTGCACAAGCGATGGGAATTGCCACTGCGGCATACTTCGAAGGAAAAAAATATGCAGAAGAAAGAGTTCAATTCGGTAAAACCATAAATAATATCACAGCTGTGAAAAAAATGTTGGAACGAATGGAACGAGAAGTAGCTGCGATGCGTTGTATTTTATACGAAGCAAGTTATGCTGTGGATCAGTATCGTTGGAAAGAAGAACGAGGAAAGATGAAAGGTCTTTCCGAGAAAGACATTAAAAAAGATGAATCTTTCAAAAAATGGGAAAAACTTGCCTCTCTATTTACTCCACTTTCCAAATATTACATCACAGAAATGGCTAACCTTGTGGCTTATGATGCGATGCAAATCCACGGTGGCTCCGGTTATACGGAAGATTATGATGTGGCAAGACTGTATCGTGATGTTCGTATTACCAATATCTATGAAGGAACCACACAACTCCAAACGGTAGCTTGTATCGGTGGGATTGTTTCCGGGATGACGGAGACAGGAATTTACCGTGAATACTTAAAATCCGAAATGGCTACGTTTGCAGCAAGCCAAGGCCTAAATGATCTTTTCAAACAATTTGAAACCGTTGTGGCTGAATTTGCGGAAATCGAATCCACCCCCCTTAGGGAAGAATTGGCATTTGAAGTGGTAGAATCGGCAGCACGTTTCCACAATAGTTTGTTACTCGAAAGAAGTATTGGTCGTTCTAAGGTAGAAAGAAGAAACTATCGTAAATCGATCACGGATGCTTACATCCTTGATAGTTCGGCTACCTTAGCTTCGAACCTAACAAAGATTCGTGGAAAGAAAAAAACACCAGTCACTGCATAA
- a CDS encoding methyl-accepting chemotaxis protein, whose amino-acid sequence MQLDPYYLKATKTINSIRSTLLVIFILGILGSLGSLHKDQLIMMLLTTFFYGTVAFTQFMLLKKGKDPHAFWFVVIDILLIGSNTLGQSILDLDIASSALKDGVNYIISFFILLYSGFLFSSKQTYIIGVLLTLVQIGSLVFAGMSGMEFVDRNDTHKLAYAISLPVEIVKVFFLGMATVAIAKMVGLLTSIRDEAIQGKKTSEAHSKVMETQKEALVETGENLNQSVSALKVFADDLNGLVQNQAASIEEISASLTKISQSTENSFSFVKDQYKRIETLNEESHTLEGIVKTVRVEIDTISGQINESSQFSNLVTNSMENLNSVLNEVSSSFQKVEDVNQIMKEIADQTNLLALNASIEAARAGEHGRGFAVVAQEVAKLAENSALNASVISKTILKSKSDLLKGNVSAKEANEMALNQKNEMVKIQGKVVSFNEKFIDLQELNSRVLQSQKELKELSSQLESIAKDQTLGNKEVMRAAESIERDVQVVAENTRVLADHIEDIQDLANRIK is encoded by the coding sequence ATGCAATTGGATCCGTATTACCTAAAGGCCACCAAAACAATTAATTCCATTCGTTCTACACTGCTCGTTATATTTATTTTAGGAATTCTTGGGAGTTTGGGTTCACTCCATAAAGACCAACTCATCATGATGCTTCTTACCACATTCTTTTATGGAACTGTAGCGTTTACACAGTTTATGTTATTAAAGAAAGGAAAAGATCCTCATGCATTTTGGTTTGTTGTGATTGATATTCTACTCATTGGATCGAATACATTAGGCCAAAGTATTTTGGACTTGGACATTGCTTCTTCCGCATTAAAGGACGGAGTAAATTATATTATTTCATTTTTTATCCTATTATACTCGGGTTTTCTTTTTTCTTCAAAACAAACTTATATCATCGGAGTTTTGTTAACTTTAGTCCAAATAGGTTCTTTGGTTTTTGCAGGAATGTCTGGAATGGAATTTGTGGACCGTAATGATACGCATAAATTGGCTTATGCGATCTCATTACCTGTAGAAATTGTGAAAGTTTTCTTTTTAGGTATGGCAACTGTCGCAATTGCAAAAATGGTAGGTTTATTAACTTCCATTCGGGATGAAGCGATCCAAGGGAAAAAAACTTCAGAAGCACATTCAAAAGTAATGGAAACTCAAAAAGAGGCCTTGGTAGAAACTGGTGAAAATTTAAACCAATCCGTTTCTGCATTAAAAGTGTTTGCTGATGATTTAAATGGTCTTGTGCAAAACCAAGCTGCATCCATTGAAGAAATTTCAGCCTCCCTTACGAAAATTTCCCAATCTACAGAAAACTCATTTTCTTTTGTCAAAGACCAATACAAACGAATAGAAACCTTAAATGAAGAAAGTCATACCTTAGAGGGAATTGTAAAAACAGTTCGGGTGGAGATTGATACGATTTCTGGTCAAATCAATGAGTCTTCTCAGTTTAGTAATCTTGTAACGAATTCTATGGAAAACTTAAACTCAGTTTTAAACGAAGTAAGTTCCAGTTTTCAAAAGGTGGAAGATGTAAATCAGATTATGAAAGAGATTGCAGATCAAACCAATTTACTTGCTCTTAACGCCTCCATTGAAGCGGCAAGGGCGGGGGAACATGGTAGAGGGTTTGCTGTAGTGGCCCAAGAAGTCGCAAAACTTGCTGAAAACTCTGCTTTAAACGCCAGTGTCATATCCAAAACGATTCTGAAATCTAAATCGGATTTACTCAAAGGGAATGTGTCGGCAAAAGAAGCAAATGAAATGGCTTTGAACCAGAAAAATGAAATGGTTAAAATCCAAGGCAAAGTGGTTAGTTTTAATGAAAAATTTATCGACTTACAAGAGTTAAATTCAAGGGTTTTACAATCTCAGAAAGAACTCAAAGAATTATCCTCTCAATTGGAATCCATCGCCAAAGACCAAACATTGGGAAATAAAGAAGTAATGCGGGCGGCAGAAAGTATAGAAAGAGACGTGCAAGTTGTTGCTGAAAATACGAGAGTCCTTGCTGACCATATTGAAGACATCCAGGACTTGGCCAACCGGATCAAATGA
- the zigA gene encoding zinc metallochaperone GTPase ZigA, with protein MTDKIPVTVLSGFLGAGKTTLLNHILANREGLRVAVIVNDMSEVNIDARLVASGGSLSRTNEKLVEMSNGCICCTLREDLLVEITKLAKEGKFDSILIESTGISEPLPIAETFTFEDETGVSLSNLVNLDSMITVVDAVNFLKDFESLDSLRERELGTGEEDDRDIVDLLVDQVEFSDTIIVNKISLLSEEKKYRLLTILRSLNADAEIIPTDYSKVPLSKVLNTGRFDFEKASQSPLWLKELRGEHVPETEEYGIKSFVYGNRRPFHPERFYKWLHSEKSGVVRAKGFVWLASKMDWVVLYSQAGNLSSYKPEGYWWASIPDEEIPDDPEVFKNLQAHWLEPWGDRRQEIVLIGRDMDEKKLRASLDKCLLSDKEYKEGPEVWAKFEDPFPNWDAMIEESVN; from the coding sequence ATGACTGATAAAATTCCTGTTACTGTTCTCTCTGGATTTTTAGGAGCTGGCAAAACTACCCTACTCAATCACATCCTCGCCAACCGAGAAGGTCTTCGTGTGGCAGTTATCGTCAATGATATGAGTGAGGTGAATATTGATGCGAGGCTTGTGGCTTCTGGCGGTAGTCTCAGTCGCACCAATGAGAAGTTAGTGGAGATGTCCAATGGCTGTATTTGCTGCACACTCCGAGAAGATTTACTGGTAGAGATCACCAAACTTGCTAAAGAGGGAAAGTTTGATTCGATCCTCATCGAATCCACTGGAATTTCTGAACCACTTCCTATTGCAGAAACCTTTACCTTTGAAGATGAAACAGGCGTAAGCCTATCAAATTTAGTAAATTTGGATTCTATGATAACCGTTGTTGATGCTGTAAATTTTTTAAAGGATTTCGAGAGTTTAGATTCATTAAGAGAACGAGAATTGGGTACTGGCGAAGAAGATGATCGGGACATTGTAGATTTACTTGTGGACCAAGTCGAATTTAGTGATACGATCATTGTCAACAAAATCAGTTTGTTATCGGAAGAAAAAAAATATCGGCTCCTTACCATCTTACGTTCGCTAAATGCAGATGCCGAAATTATACCCACTGATTACAGCAAAGTGCCTTTATCCAAAGTATTAAACACAGGAAGGTTTGATTTTGAAAAAGCAAGCCAGTCTCCCTTATGGTTAAAAGAACTTCGGGGAGAACATGTTCCCGAAACAGAAGAATATGGAATCAAAAGTTTTGTGTATGGAAATAGACGCCCCTTCCATCCAGAACGATTTTACAAATGGTTGCATTCAGAAAAATCAGGAGTGGTTCGTGCCAAAGGATTTGTATGGCTTGCAAGTAAAATGGATTGGGTGGTGTTGTATTCACAAGCGGGAAACTTATCTTCCTACAAACCAGAAGGGTATTGGTGGGCCAGTATTCCTGATGAAGAAATTCCAGATGATCCAGAAGTATTCAAAAATCTACAAGCACATTGGTTGGAACCTTGGGGAGACCGGCGCCAAGAGATTGTCCTCATAGGACGGGATATGGATGAAAAGAAACTACGTGCCTCTCTCGACAAATGCCTGCTAAGTGACAAAGAATACAAGGAAGGACCCGAAGTTTGGGCAAAGTTCGAAGATCCTTTTCCAAATTGGGATGCGATGATCGAAGAATCGGTTAACTGA